The Triplophysa rosa linkage group LG15, Trosa_1v2, whole genome shotgun sequence genome has a segment encoding these proteins:
- the LOC130565550 gene encoding polyphosphoinositide phosphatase-like isoform X1, protein MADIGGHSIYKIEDTNIIYIPNDSVRITHPDEARYVRIFQNVDLSSNFYFSYSYDLSHSLQYNLTVLQTSREPSDTEELNTSRCQESFDIFEEEGLPTQVVHGVRNEPYSKYVWNVRLLEKVKDIVHPDWLLYIIHGFCGQSKLLIYGRPAHVTLIARRSSRFAGTRFLKRGANCEGDVANEVETEQIIHDSSITSFTSGRFSSCVQVRGSVPLHWSQDISTMMPKPPIRCKRKPPVHLHQYTREEHQTCDAILCCMFLTWTTLNLRLILRVQMMSVKTLSCTEASERLAVASDFISAFLIWITVTCHSQRLTPLITHLRNHVCACVCESVCVHVYT, encoded by the exons ATGGCCGATATCGGCGGTCACTCTATATATAAGATTGAGGACACTAATATAATCTACATTCCCAATGATTCGGTCAGAATTACACACCCTGATGAAGCCCG ATATGTGAGAATATTCCAGAATGTGGATCTGTCCAGTAACTTCTACTTCAG TTACAGTTACGACCTGAGTCATTCACTGCAGTATAACCTGACGGTTCTTCAGACGTCCCGTGAGCCGAGCGACACAGAAGAGCTCAACACCAGCCGCTGTCAGGAGAGTTTTGACATCTTTGAAGAAGAGGGACTGCCCACTCAAG TTGTGCACGGCGTGAGGAATGAACCCTACTCGAAATATGTGTGGAATGTTCGTCTGCTGGAGAAAGTGAAAGATATCGTGCATCCTGATTGGCTGCTGTACATCATCCACGGTTTCTGTGGCCAATCCA AGTTATTGATCTACGGGCGTCCGGCGCATGTGACTCTGATCGCCCGGCGCTCCAGCCGCTTCGCAGGGACTCGCTTTCTGAAGAGAGGAGCAAACTGTGAG ggCGATGTGGCGAACGAGGTTGAAACAGAGCAGATTATCCACGATTCCTCCATCACGTCCTTCACGTCAGGTCGTTTCTCATCTTGTGTTCAGGTGCGAGGGTCGGTTCCTCTCCACTGGTCTCAGGACATCTCCACCATGATGCCCAAACCTCCCATACGCTGTAAGAGAAAACCTCCTGTTCATTTACACCAGTACACTCGTGAAGAACACCAAACCTGTGATGCCATCTTGTGCTGTATGTTCTTGACATGGACAACTCTCAATCTCAGACTTATTCTTCGTGTTCAGATGATGTCAGTAAAGACGCTCTCATGTACTGAAGCTTCTGAACGTCTCGCTGTTGCTTCAGATTTCATTTCAGCGTTTCTCATCTGGATCACAGTGACATGTCATTCACAGCGGCTCACACCGCTGATAACTCACCTCAGAAAtcatgtgtgcgcgtgtgtgtgtgagtctgtgtgtgtgcatgtgtacacatga
- the LOC130565550 gene encoding polyphosphoinositide phosphatase-like isoform X2: MADIGGHSIYKIEDTNIIYIPNDSVRITHPDEARYVRIFQNVDLSSNFYFSYSYDLSHSLQYNLTVLQTSREPSDTEELNTSRCQESFDIFEEEGLPTQVVHGVRNEPYSKYVWNVRLLEKVKDIVHPDWLLYIIHGFCGQSSILIHSVFMHVKSNAH, encoded by the exons ATGGCCGATATCGGCGGTCACTCTATATATAAGATTGAGGACACTAATATAATCTACATTCCCAATGATTCGGTCAGAATTACACACCCTGATGAAGCCCG ATATGTGAGAATATTCCAGAATGTGGATCTGTCCAGTAACTTCTACTTCAG TTACAGTTACGACCTGAGTCATTCACTGCAGTATAACCTGACGGTTCTTCAGACGTCCCGTGAGCCGAGCGACACAGAAGAGCTCAACACCAGCCGCTGTCAGGAGAGTTTTGACATCTTTGAAGAAGAGGGACTGCCCACTCAAG TTGTGCACGGCGTGAGGAATGAACCCTACTCGAAATATGTGTGGAATGTTCGTCTGCTGGAGAAAGTGAAAGATATCGTGCATCCTGATTGGCTGCTGTACATCATCCACGGTTTCTGTGGCCAATCCAGTATCCTTATTCATTCCGTGTTCAT gcATGTCAAGTCGAACGCACATTAA